One Eubacteriales bacterium mix99 genomic window carries:
- a CDS encoding helix-turn-helix transcriptional regulator yields the protein MKFGEYLKDLRRKSHLSQKELGKLAGYSNAEISRVESGDRQKPSPVLLKAVAPHLGVSYEELLKKAGYLEEVIDHSGYTEHVYTDEEGKLADIVKQAKEMQEADSDWAGIAYRVSRELSRKDMEAIKAVANSLLDKAGKDQ from the coding sequence ATGAAATTCGGAGAATACCTGAAGGATCTGCGGAGAAAGAGCCATCTTTCCCAAAAGGAACTGGGTAAGCTGGCGGGTTACAGCAATGCGGAAATATCCCGGGTGGAGTCCGGAGACAGGCAGAAGCCGTCGCCCGTTTTGCTGAAAGCCGTTGCGCCGCACCTTGGTGTTTCCTACGAGGAGCTGCTGAAAAAGGCCGGGTATCTGGAGGAAGTGATTGACCATTCCGGATACACGGAGCATGTCTACACGGATGAGGAAGGTAAGCTTGCCGATATCGTCAAACAGGCAAAGGAAATGCAGGAGGCGGACAGCGACTGGGCCGGCATCGCTTACCGGGTATCCAGGGAATTGTCGAGGAAGGATATGGAGGCCATCAAGGCCGTTGCCAATTCCCTGCTGGACAAGGCAGGCAAGGACCAATGA
- a CDS encoding sigma-70 family RNA polymerase sigma factor, which yields MNYKLKNLVEDARDGSPTAQMELLDRLKPLLLFTLKRYAWGMDWEEMMQEASLEVLEAVRDYKESTGVPFLAYLKHRLAFHIYNQSRKQRVIWSRNIATEEDGQDPLDRIADESADPPGDLLQREQKTAVRSAVDQLDPVQKQIILLHHYQGKSLKSIARDQGVCYKTVLRRRDKALKSLAALLHF from the coding sequence ATGAATTACAAACTGAAAAACCTGGTGGAAGATGCCAGGGACGGAAGTCCGACTGCACAGATGGAATTGCTGGACCGGTTGAAGCCGCTCCTCCTTTTTACCCTGAAACGCTACGCATGGGGAATGGATTGGGAGGAAATGATGCAGGAGGCCAGTCTGGAAGTGTTGGAAGCAGTCCGGGATTACAAGGAATCCACCGGAGTTCCCTTCCTGGCTTATCTGAAGCACAGGCTGGCCTTTCACATCTACAATCAATCCAGAAAGCAGCGGGTTATCTGGTCCCGGAACATCGCCACGGAAGAAGACGGGCAGGACCCCCTGGACAGAATCGCTGACGAGTCCGCCGACCCCCCGGGCGATCTTTTGCAGAGGGAGCAAAAAACCGCCGTGCGGTCTGCGGTGGATCAACTGGATCCCGTACAGAAACAGATCATCCTGCTCCACCATTATCAGGGAAAGAGCCTGAAATCCATTGCAAGGGATCAGGGCGTCTGTTATAAAACAGTCCTGCGCCGCAGGGACAAGGCATTGAAATCCCTGGCTGCGCTGCTGCATTTCTGA
- a CDS encoding FAD-dependent oxidoreductase, which translates to MQKEYKADVVILGGSLGGCASALASARMGKKVILTEETGWIGGQLTSQAVPPDENRWIEQFGCTRSYRQLRDGIRSYYREHLPLTWQARNTYHLNPGNGGVSRLCHDPRVAVAVLKEAMAPYTLSGRLILWNHHKIRKVDTEGDRVRAAVVQSLETGEEKVLHASYFLDATECGDVLPLAGAEYVTGSESKKETGELHALDGEADPLDMQSITWCFAMDYLEGEDHTIDKPEQYEFWKNYRCDFWPGSLLSWTTCHPVTLERRENTLFPVDQRNSLWNYRKITDHTNFAPDLFESDVTLVNWPQNDYWLGPVYEVEETEIKRNLKGARQLSLSFLYWMQTEAPGPDGGIGYPGLRLRPDVVGTEDGLAMYPYIRESRRIISEFPILEQYVSPAMRGDKAAEKFEDTVGIGHYRMDLHPSTGGRNYIDNSAHPFQIPLGSLIPVRMENLLPACKNIGTTHVTNGAYRLHPVEWNIGEAAGLLAAYALDHHTTPRAVRNEKEELADFQKLLFSQGIELDWPKI; encoded by the coding sequence ATGCAGAAGGAATACAAAGCGGATGTGGTGATTCTGGGCGGAAGCCTGGGGGGATGCGCATCGGCACTGGCATCAGCCCGGATGGGGAAAAAGGTAATCCTGACCGAAGAGACCGGATGGATCGGCGGCCAGCTCACCAGCCAGGCCGTTCCGCCGGATGAGAACCGGTGGATCGAGCAATTTGGCTGCACCCGTTCCTACCGGCAATTGCGGGACGGGATACGTTCCTATTACAGGGAGCATTTGCCCCTGACGTGGCAGGCCAGGAATACATACCATCTGAATCCCGGCAACGGAGGGGTGAGCCGGCTGTGCCATGACCCGCGGGTGGCAGTGGCAGTATTGAAGGAAGCAATGGCTCCTTATACCCTGAGCGGGCGGCTGATTCTGTGGAATCATCATAAAATCCGGAAGGTGGATACGGAAGGAGACCGGGTCCGGGCCGCGGTGGTACAAAGCCTGGAAACCGGGGAAGAAAAGGTGCTGCATGCTTCGTATTTCCTGGACGCCACGGAATGCGGCGATGTGCTGCCACTGGCCGGTGCGGAATATGTGACCGGTTCGGAATCAAAAAAGGAAACCGGGGAGCTTCATGCGCTGGACGGCGAAGCGGATCCTCTGGACATGCAGTCCATCACCTGGTGTTTTGCCATGGACTATCTGGAAGGCGAGGATCACACCATAGACAAGCCGGAGCAGTATGAATTCTGGAAAAACTATCGCTGTGATTTCTGGCCGGGGTCCCTTTTGAGCTGGACGACCTGTCATCCCGTTACCCTGGAAAGACGGGAAAATACCCTGTTTCCCGTGGATCAGCGCAATTCCCTGTGGAACTACCGGAAGATTACGGATCACACGAACTTTGCCCCGGACCTTTTTGAAAGCGATGTGACCCTTGTAAACTGGCCGCAGAACGATTACTGGCTGGGCCCGGTTTATGAGGTGGAGGAGACGGAAATCAAGCGGAATCTCAAGGGAGCCAGGCAGCTGAGCCTGTCCTTCTTATACTGGATGCAGACGGAAGCGCCCGGACCGGACGGCGGGATCGGTTATCCGGGACTTCGGCTGAGGCCGGATGTTGTCGGAACGGAAGATGGGCTTGCCATGTATCCCTATATCCGGGAATCCAGAAGAATTATATCGGAATTCCCCATTCTGGAGCAGTACGTCAGTCCGGCCATGCGGGGCGACAAGGCCGCAGAAAAATTTGAGGATACGGTGGGCATCGGGCATTACCGTATGGATCTGCATCCCAGCACCGGGGGGCGCAACTATATCGACAATTCCGCCCATCCTTTCCAGATTCCGCTGGGAAGCCTGATTCCGGTACGGATGGAAAATCTTCTTCCCGCCTGTAAGAATATCGGGACAACCCATGTTACCAACGGGGCATACCGGCTTCATCCGGTGGAATGGAACATCGGGGAGGCGGCAGGGCTGCTGGCTGCTTATGCCCTGGATCATCATACGACACCGCGGGCGGTACGGAACGAAAAAGAAGAACTTGCCGATTTTCAGAAACTGCTGTTCAGTCAGGGAATCGAACTGGACTGGCCGAAGATTTGA